The proteins below are encoded in one region of Amycolatopsis acidiphila:
- a CDS encoding GGDEF domain-containing protein: MTEVEAVTPKQVAPGEASLHESIAGTLASQGDWRRAYEHLRVALDLARAEPSIPEQLRREVDRLRRERAQAREESLRDALTAVYNRRYLDRRLEDLLSDAHKPLAVALVDIDLFKNVNDTFGHVVGDQVLRRVATLLREGLPSHGFCARYGGEEFMLVLPAVPPDTAVRIAELARARVEDHPWSALCQGLSVTISVGLAYESGEAVANRGQVLEADDLLYAAKHAGRNRVAYRDRTGDQVVEYCP, from the coding sequence GTGACGGAGGTGGAAGCGGTGACGCCGAAGCAGGTCGCGCCCGGCGAGGCAAGCCTGCACGAGTCGATCGCGGGCACGCTCGCCTCGCAGGGCGACTGGCGTCGCGCGTACGAACACCTGCGGGTGGCGCTGGATCTGGCCCGCGCCGAACCGTCGATTCCCGAGCAGCTGCGCCGTGAGGTGGACCGGTTGCGCCGCGAACGGGCGCAGGCCCGCGAGGAGAGCCTGCGCGACGCGCTCACCGCCGTGTACAACCGGCGGTATCTCGACCGACGGCTGGAGGATCTGCTGTCGGATGCCCACAAGCCGCTCGCCGTCGCGCTCGTCGACATCGATCTGTTCAAGAACGTGAACGACACGTTCGGTCACGTCGTCGGCGACCAGGTGCTGCGGCGGGTCGCCACGCTCTTGCGGGAAGGCCTCCCGTCGCACGGCTTCTGCGCACGCTACGGTGGCGAGGAGTTCATGCTGGTGTTGCCCGCGGTCCCACCCGACACCGCGGTCCGCATCGCCGAGCTGGCACGGGCACGAGTCGAAGATCATCCCTGGTCAGCTCTGTGTCAGGGGCTTTCGGTGACGATCAGCGTGGGTCTCGCGTACGAATCGGGAGAGGCGGTCGCGAATCGCGGGCAGGTGCTGGAGGCGGATGACCTCCTATACGCCGCGAAGCACGCGGGGCGCAATCGGGTCGCTTACCGGGACCGGACGGGCGACCAGGTCGTCGAATACTGTCCGTAG
- a CDS encoding MmcQ/YjbR family DNA-binding protein has product MPTWEEVVAIGVALPGVEESTWYRTPALKVAGKGFARLRTEAEGGLVLMCDHAEKEALLASGDPAFFTTPHYDGYPSILVDLERVGRTQLAELITESWRRRASVKLRNAFDSESH; this is encoded by the coding sequence ATGCCGACCTGGGAAGAAGTGGTGGCGATCGGGGTAGCGCTGCCCGGCGTCGAGGAGTCGACGTGGTACCGCACCCCGGCGCTGAAGGTCGCGGGCAAGGGCTTTGCCCGGCTGCGCACCGAGGCCGAGGGCGGCCTGGTGCTGATGTGCGATCACGCAGAGAAGGAAGCGCTGCTCGCTTCGGGTGACCCGGCCTTCTTCACCACCCCGCACTACGACGGCTACCCGTCGATTCTCGTCGATCTAGAGCGGGTCGGCCGCACACAACTGGCCGAGCTGATTACGGAATCCTGGCGCCGTAGGGCTTCGGTGAAGTTACGCAACGCATTCGATTCGGAAAGCCATTAA
- a CDS encoding bifunctional metallophosphatase/5'-nucleotidase — protein MTLSPRLLRRTVAVTAAVLAGLVATAAPASAQRPDPTTDVRLITLNDFHGNLEPPAGSSGRVTLSDGTTVDAGGAAYLATHVKQLESQVRNSLLLSAGDNVGASPLTSALFHDEPTIDFLNEIGVQASVVGNHEFDEGYQELQRMQFGGCHPTDGCQYEKSYRGANFPFLGSNVYFDNGLPALLPFTVKISGGMPIGVIGATLEDLPTVVTPTAIEGLKFDDEVEAINRTSGWLDRLGIRSQVVLLHQGDNAPTGGPDDCNVTPGAATQIAKNVSASVDAIFTGHSHQQYNCVINDPAGNPRTVIQGASFGRLLSVVDLKIDTRTRDVVRSATTAHNEIVTRDVTPDPAVQKLVDKATTESAPTANKQVGTITADLRAAGAPSGESALGDVIADAQLEGTAANNPQLAITNPGGIRADLTYASSPNGEGDGVVTYGEAFTVQPFSNIMQTITLTGANLKNVLEQQWTATSTRILQISSSLHYTYSQSAPIGSRVSAITVAGVPVDPNGSYRVSVNNFLAAGGDGFTEFTKGTDLAGGPVDLDALVAYLGTHPGIAPPPADRITVVP, from the coding sequence ATGACGCTTTCACCCCGCCTGTTGCGGCGAACGGTAGCGGTGACCGCCGCGGTGCTCGCCGGTCTCGTGGCCACCGCCGCACCGGCGTCCGCGCAGCGGCCCGACCCGACCACGGATGTCCGGCTGATCACGCTCAACGACTTCCACGGCAACCTCGAGCCTCCCGCCGGTTCGTCCGGCCGCGTCACGCTGTCGGACGGCACCACCGTGGACGCCGGAGGCGCGGCGTACCTCGCGACGCACGTCAAGCAGCTGGAGTCGCAGGTGCGCAACTCGCTGCTGCTGTCGGCGGGCGACAACGTCGGCGCCTCACCGCTCACCTCGGCGCTGTTCCACGACGAGCCGACGATCGACTTCCTGAACGAGATCGGTGTGCAGGCCTCCGTGGTCGGCAACCACGAGTTCGACGAGGGGTACCAGGAGCTGCAGCGCATGCAGTTCGGTGGCTGCCACCCGACCGACGGCTGCCAGTACGAGAAGTCCTACCGGGGCGCGAACTTCCCGTTCCTGGGCAGCAACGTCTACTTCGACAACGGTCTGCCCGCGCTGTTGCCGTTCACGGTGAAGATCTCCGGCGGCATGCCGATCGGCGTCATCGGCGCGACGCTGGAGGACCTGCCGACCGTCGTCACCCCGACCGCGATCGAGGGCCTGAAGTTCGACGACGAGGTCGAGGCGATCAACCGGACCTCGGGCTGGCTCGACCGGCTGGGCATCAGGTCGCAGGTCGTGCTGCTGCACCAGGGCGACAACGCGCCCACCGGCGGTCCCGACGACTGCAACGTCACGCCCGGTGCCGCTACGCAGATCGCGAAGAACGTCTCGGCGAGCGTCGACGCGATCTTCACCGGGCACAGCCACCAGCAGTACAACTGCGTGATCAACGACCCCGCGGGCAACCCGCGCACAGTCATCCAGGGCGCCTCGTTCGGCAGGCTCTTGTCGGTGGTCGACCTGAAGATCGACACCAGGACCCGGGACGTGGTGCGCTCGGCCACGACGGCGCACAACGAGATCGTCACCCGCGACGTCACCCCGGACCCGGCGGTGCAGAAGTTGGTCGACAAGGCGACGACGGAGTCGGCGCCCACCGCGAACAAGCAGGTCGGCACCATCACCGCGGACCTGAGGGCCGCGGGCGCGCCGTCCGGCGAGTCGGCGCTGGGCGACGTGATCGCCGACGCGCAGCTCGAGGGCACCGCGGCGAACAACCCGCAGCTCGCGATCACCAACCCGGGCGGTATCCGCGCCGACCTGACCTACGCGTCCTCGCCGAACGGCGAGGGCGACGGCGTGGTGACCTACGGCGAGGCGTTCACCGTGCAGCCGTTCTCGAACATCATGCAGACGATCACGCTGACCGGGGCGAACCTGAAGAACGTGCTGGAGCAGCAGTGGACCGCGACCAGTACGCGGATCCTGCAGATCTCCTCGTCGCTGCACTACACGTACTCGCAGTCGGCGCCGATCGGCTCCCGCGTCTCGGCCATCACCGTCGCCGGGGTGCCCGTCGACCCGAACGGGAGCTACCGGGTGTCGGTGAACAACTTCCTCGCCGCCGGTGGGGACGGGTTCACCGAGTTCACCAAGGGCACGGATCTCGCCGGTGGCCCGGTCGACCTCGACGCGCTGGTCGCCTACCTCGGCACGCACCCGGGCATCGCCCCGCCGCCGGCGGACCGCATCACCGTGGTGCCGTAG
- a CDS encoding VanZ family protein — protein sequence MTSAQVTALATGLLVFLGLWATVLVPQLIVQRARFGRVVPGRVAATAALLCYACLALAVVFLPLPGPHARQLSQTIQLVPFQWIADVHRDAAGPGLLNALSTTAFEQMTLNVVLFVPLGIFARMLWRRGFVGTTLLGFACSLLIEVTQLTANWGTAPFQYRIFDVDDLITNTSGAALGWIAGALMLALRASAVRAETRRGVELSGAQRLR from the coding sequence ATGACATCAGCGCAGGTCACGGCCTTGGCCACCGGACTACTCGTGTTCCTCGGACTCTGGGCGACCGTGCTCGTCCCGCAGCTCATCGTGCAGCGGGCGCGGTTCGGCCGGGTCGTCCCCGGCCGGGTGGCGGCAACCGCGGCGCTGCTCTGCTACGCGTGCCTGGCACTGGCGGTGGTGTTCCTGCCGCTGCCCGGTCCGCACGCGCGCCAGCTCTCGCAGACCATTCAGCTGGTGCCGTTCCAGTGGATCGCCGACGTGCACCGGGACGCGGCCGGCCCCGGCCTGCTCAACGCGCTGAGCACTACGGCGTTCGAGCAGATGACGCTGAACGTCGTGTTGTTCGTGCCGCTGGGCATCTTCGCGCGGATGCTGTGGCGACGCGGCTTCGTCGGGACGACACTGCTGGGCTTCGCGTGCTCACTGCTGATCGAGGTCACGCAGCTCACCGCGAACTGGGGCACCGCGCCGTTCCAGTACCGGATCTTCGACGTCGACGACCTGATCACCAACACCAGCGGTGCCGCACTCGGCTGGATCGCCGGTGCGTTGATGCTGGCCCTGCGGGCTTCAGCGGTCCGTGCGGAGACGCGCCGCGGGGTCGAACTCAGTGGCGCGCAGCGCCTCCGTTGA
- a CDS encoding class I SAM-dependent methyltransferase, with the protein MTTADGCSVELYTLLPPAGEAEIVHAAVPAGAAVLDLGCGTGRVAHGLMALGHPVTAVDDSPEMLAHVRAERVCSRIEDLRLDRRFDAVLLASHLINAPDSAPVLAAVARHLAPGGRAIVEWHPPAWFDTVEDGAGGVLGEVGIRLSGIARDADLLEATVRYTAHGRSWAQSFTARRLDQPQLEALLAGAGLVFDRFLTPTATWFSASSD; encoded by the coding sequence ATGACGACCGCGGACGGCTGTTCGGTCGAGCTCTACACGCTCCTGCCACCCGCCGGCGAGGCGGAGATCGTGCACGCCGCCGTCCCCGCGGGGGCGGCCGTGCTCGACCTCGGGTGCGGCACCGGCCGCGTCGCCCACGGGCTGATGGCACTGGGCCATCCGGTCACCGCGGTCGACGACTCGCCGGAGATGCTGGCGCACGTGCGGGCGGAGCGGGTCTGCTCCCGCATCGAGGACCTGCGGCTGGACCGCCGCTTCGACGCGGTCCTGCTGGCGAGCCACCTGATCAACGCACCGGACAGCGCTCCGGTGCTCGCCGCGGTCGCGCGGCACCTCGCGCCGGGCGGCCGGGCGATCGTCGAATGGCATCCGCCCGCGTGGTTCGACACCGTCGAGGACGGGGCGGGCGGCGTGCTGGGCGAGGTCGGGATCAGGTTGTCCGGGATCGCCCGCGACGCCGACCTTCTTGAAGCGACTGTTCGATACACGGCTCACGGCCGTTCGTGGGCCCAGTCCTTCACCGCGCGGCGCCTGGATCAGCCACAACTCGAAGCCCTGCTCGCCGGGGCCGGCCTCGTGTTCGACCGCTTCCTCACCCCGACCGCCACCTGGTTCTCCGCCTCTTCGGACTAA
- a CDS encoding VOC family protein, giving the protein MNSRILAIAVDCRDAEALAAFWCGALGYRVTKRWKDAKGVEYVEIEGGEGEPMLLFQPVADEKVVKNRLHLDLFPVEGGQSDEVRRLIGLGAKQLADEPEFPWVVMADPEGNEFCVLPAR; this is encoded by the coding sequence ATGAACAGCCGGATCCTAGCCATCGCCGTTGACTGCCGTGATGCCGAAGCGCTGGCCGCCTTCTGGTGCGGCGCGCTCGGCTACCGCGTGACGAAGCGCTGGAAGGACGCGAAGGGGGTCGAGTACGTGGAGATCGAGGGCGGCGAGGGCGAGCCGATGCTGCTGTTCCAGCCGGTCGCCGACGAGAAGGTGGTCAAGAACCGCCTGCACCTGGACCTCTTCCCGGTCGAGGGCGGCCAGTCCGACGAGGTCCGGCGCCTGATCGGCCTCGGCGCGAAGCAGCTGGCGGACGAGCCGGAGTTCCCGTGGGTGGTCATGGCCGACCCGGAGGGCAACGAGTTCTGCGTACTGCCCGCCCGCTGA
- the mug gene encoding G/U mismatch-specific DNA glycosylase, protein MTSFRPTKAQLAAAHGTTIPDLVAPGLRVLFCGINPGLYSGATGYHFARPGNRFWPALHAAGFTPRRLDPSEQHELPALGLGITNLVARATARADELTDAELREGGELLTQKIERYRPRCLAVVGITAYRSAFGRPKATIGLQSDSIAETAVWVLPNPSGLNAHWTPATLAQAFASLREKFYSE, encoded by the coding sequence ATGACTTCCTTCCGACCGACCAAGGCGCAGCTCGCGGCCGCCCACGGCACGACGATCCCCGATCTCGTCGCGCCCGGCCTGCGAGTGCTGTTCTGTGGCATCAACCCGGGGCTCTACTCCGGCGCGACCGGATACCACTTCGCCCGTCCCGGTAACCGGTTCTGGCCGGCCCTGCACGCGGCCGGCTTCACCCCGCGCCGGCTCGACCCGAGCGAGCAGCACGAGCTGCCGGCCCTCGGCCTCGGTATCACCAACCTCGTCGCGCGCGCCACGGCCCGTGCCGACGAGCTGACCGACGCCGAACTGCGCGAAGGCGGCGAACTCCTGACGCAGAAGATCGAGCGGTACCGGCCGCGCTGCCTCGCCGTGGTCGGCATCACCGCCTATCGCAGTGCGTTCGGCCGGCCGAAAGCCACGATCGGCTTACAATCCGATTCGATTGCCGAAACTGCCGTTTGGGTATTGCCCAATCCGAGCGGGCTGAACGCCCACTGGACACCCGCGACGCTCGCACAGGCGTTCGCCTCGCTCCGGGAAAAATTCTACTCAGAGTAG
- a CDS encoding response regulator transcription factor, translated as MTRSNEPSRAPQGSPPARSLGVAAVDPVPFCREGLSSIVQRTPGLHWAGHAGNPHAALQLAEQVHPDVILLDSGLDPNGHLTKLLVGGDPALLVIVLVREAHRTAAYLQTATLAGAHGALPRTAEGRRLVEAIRRVHLDRRYLDPALAPLTSQQRQGGLRPGDPVVAARRPRMPLSRREFQVLQLVAEGLENAAIAKILYLSVETVRTHVKSILRKLTARDRTHAVTIAFRGGILIAQPEDSPELGTPGQTPLPPSGMAEHRAR; from the coding sequence ATGACGCGCAGTAACGAACCCAGCCGGGCGCCACAGGGCTCTCCACCGGCCCGCAGCCTCGGCGTCGCGGCCGTCGACCCAGTTCCGTTCTGCCGCGAAGGACTCTCCTCGATCGTCCAGCGCACTCCCGGCCTGCACTGGGCCGGGCACGCGGGGAATCCGCACGCCGCCCTGCAGCTCGCCGAACAGGTGCATCCGGACGTCATCCTGCTCGACTCCGGGCTCGACCCGAACGGTCATCTGACCAAACTGCTCGTCGGCGGTGACCCGGCATTGCTGGTCATCGTGCTGGTCCGGGAGGCGCACCGGACCGCGGCCTACCTGCAGACCGCGACACTCGCGGGCGCGCACGGCGCGCTGCCGCGGACGGCCGAAGGCCGCCGCCTCGTCGAGGCCATCCGCCGCGTGCACCTCGACCGCCGTTACCTCGACCCGGCGCTGGCGCCCCTGACGAGCCAGCAACGGCAGGGCGGCCTGCGGCCCGGCGACCCCGTCGTCGCGGCCCGCCGGCCGCGGATGCCGTTGTCGCGGCGGGAGTTCCAGGTGCTGCAACTGGTGGCCGAGGGCCTGGAGAACGCGGCGATCGCGAAGATCCTGTACCTGTCGGTCGAAACCGTGCGAACGCACGTGAAGAGCATCCTGCGCAAGCTCACCGCACGAGACCGCACGCACGCCGTCACGATCGCCTTCCGCGGCGGCATCCTGATCGCCCAGCCCGAGGACTCGCCCGAGCTCGGAACGCCTGGTCAGACGCCACTTCCGCCGTCCGGGATGGCCGAGCACCGGGCGCGCTGA
- a CDS encoding acyl-CoA dehydrogenase, with protein sequence MGHYKSNVRDLEFNLFEVLGVQNRLGKGVLADSDEETARGALAELNNLATGPLAESFADADRNPPVYDPKTFSATLPESFKKSYQQLWDGEWWRLGLTNDLGGLGLPPTVQWAASELILGANPALFMYLAGPNFAMILDRNGTEEQQRWARIMIERGWGATMVLTEPDAGSDVGAGRTKAIKQEDGSWHIDGVKRFITSAEQDMTENIMHLVLARPEGPGIESRPGTKGLSLFLVPKFHFDTETGELGERNGAFVTNVEHKMGLKVSTTCELTFGQHGTPAKGWLLGEVHDGIAQMFQVIEYARMMVGTKAIATLSTGYLNALEYAKERVQGADLTQMLDKAAPRVTITHHPDVRRSLMLQKAYAEGLRAVYLYTASFQDQIWTQEGDEASLKLAERVNDLLLPIVKGVGSERATEQLVQSLQTLGGSGFLQDYPIEQYIRDSKIDSLYEGTTAIQSQDFFFRKIVRDKGQALGHIANEITQFIESEAGNGRLKNERQLLKQALEDVQGMLGTMIGYLTASQEDAKNLYKVGQHTVRFLLSAGDLLVGWQLLRQAEVALTKLDGASAKDQAFYQGKLAVASFFAKSVLPELTARRAVVEGADNDLMEVPEAAF encoded by the coding sequence ATGGGCCACTACAAGAGCAATGTCCGAGACCTGGAGTTCAATCTCTTCGAGGTGCTCGGCGTCCAGAACCGCCTCGGCAAGGGCGTACTCGCGGACTCCGACGAGGAGACCGCGCGCGGCGCGCTGGCCGAGCTGAACAACCTCGCCACGGGCCCGCTGGCGGAGTCCTTCGCCGACGCCGACCGCAACCCACCGGTGTACGACCCGAAGACCTTCTCCGCGACGCTGCCGGAGTCCTTCAAGAAGAGCTACCAGCAGCTCTGGGACGGCGAGTGGTGGCGGCTGGGCCTGACCAACGACCTCGGCGGCCTCGGGCTGCCCCCCACCGTGCAGTGGGCCGCCTCCGAGCTGATCCTCGGCGCGAACCCGGCGCTGTTCATGTACCTCGCGGGCCCGAACTTCGCGATGATCCTCGACCGCAACGGCACCGAGGAGCAGCAGCGCTGGGCGCGGATCATGATCGAGCGCGGCTGGGGCGCCACGATGGTGCTCACCGAGCCGGACGCCGGCTCCGACGTGGGCGCGGGCCGCACCAAGGCCATCAAGCAGGAGGACGGCTCCTGGCACATCGACGGCGTGAAGCGCTTCATCACCTCCGCCGAGCAGGACATGACCGAGAACATCATGCACCTGGTGCTGGCCCGTCCCGAGGGTCCCGGCATCGAGTCCCGGCCGGGCACCAAGGGCCTGTCGCTGTTCCTGGTGCCGAAGTTCCACTTCGACACCGAGACCGGCGAGCTCGGTGAGCGCAACGGCGCCTTCGTCACCAACGTCGAGCACAAGATGGGCCTGAAGGTCTCGACCACCTGCGAGCTCACCTTCGGCCAGCACGGCACCCCCGCCAAGGGCTGGCTGCTCGGCGAGGTGCACGACGGCATCGCGCAGATGTTCCAGGTCATCGAGTACGCCCGGATGATGGTCGGTACCAAGGCCATCGCGACCCTGTCGACCGGCTACCTCAACGCGCTCGAGTACGCCAAGGAGCGCGTGCAGGGTGCGGACCTGACCCAGATGCTCGACAAGGCGGCGCCGCGCGTCACCATCACCCACCACCCGGACGTGCGCCGGTCGCTCATGCTGCAGAAGGCCTACGCCGAGGGCCTGCGCGCGGTGTACCTGTACACGGCGTCGTTCCAGGACCAGATCTGGACGCAGGAGGGCGACGAGGCGTCGCTGAAGCTGGCCGAGCGGGTCAACGACCTGCTGCTGCCGATCGTCAAGGGCGTGGGCTCCGAGCGGGCCACCGAGCAGCTCGTGCAGTCGCTGCAGACCCTGGGCGGCTCCGGCTTCCTGCAGGACTACCCGATCGAGCAGTACATCCGCGACTCGAAGATCGACTCGCTGTACGAGGGCACCACGGCCATCCAGTCGCAGGACTTCTTCTTCCGGAAGATCGTCCGCGACAAGGGGCAGGCGCTGGGCCACATCGCGAACGAGATCACCCAGTTCATCGAGTCCGAGGCGGGCAACGGCCGGCTCAAGAACGAGCGGCAGCTGCTCAAGCAGGCCCTCGAGGACGTGCAGGGCATGCTCGGCACGATGATCGGCTACCTGACCGCCTCGCAGGAGGACGCGAAGAACCTGTACAAGGTCGGCCAGCACACCGTGCGGTTCCTGCTCTCGGCCGGTGACCTCCTCGTGGGCTGGCAGCTGCTGCGCCAGGCGGAGGTCGCGCTGACCAAGCTGGACGGCGCCTCGGCCAAGGACCAAGCGTTCTACCAGGGCAAGCTCGCGGTGGCGTCGTTCTTCGCCAAGAGCGTGCTGCCCGAACTGACCGCACGCCGCGCGGTCGTCGAAGGCGCCGACAACGACCTCATGGAGGTTCCGGAAGCGGCCTTCTGA
- a CDS encoding ArsR/SmtB family transcription factor, with the protein MDVFEAVAEPHRRVLLDLLAEGERPAGELVASLPGLTQPAVSRHLRILREAGLVEVRPDGQRRIYALRVDKLFEIDAWISRYRRYWPRHLDALQAHLSRTESPDER; encoded by the coding sequence GTGGATGTGTTCGAAGCGGTGGCAGAACCACACCGTCGGGTGTTGCTGGACCTGCTCGCCGAGGGTGAGCGCCCCGCGGGCGAGCTGGTCGCGAGCCTGCCCGGGCTCACCCAGCCCGCCGTCTCCCGGCATCTGCGCATCCTGCGCGAGGCCGGGCTGGTCGAGGTCAGACCGGACGGTCAGCGGCGTATTTACGCCCTGCGTGTGGACAAGCTGTTCGAGATCGACGCGTGGATCAGCCGGTACCGCCGGTACTGGCCGCGGCACCTGGACGCACTGCAAGCGCACCTCTCCCGGACGGAGTCCCCCGACGAGCGATGA
- a CDS encoding GlsB/YeaQ/YmgE family stress response membrane protein, giving the protein MTITNIIMAIIVGLIIGVLGRLLAPGKQSIPIWLTIVIGIVAAFIGTAIARGIGYADTKGFDWLELITQVVLAAIGVSLASGMYGRRRVNR; this is encoded by the coding sequence ATGACCATCACCAACATCATCATGGCGATCATCGTTGGTCTCATCATCGGCGTGCTCGGACGCCTGCTCGCCCCTGGCAAGCAGAGCATCCCGATCTGGCTGACCATCGTGATCGGCATCGTCGCCGCCTTCATCGGGACGGCGATCGCGCGAGGCATCGGCTATGCGGACACCAAGGGGTTCGACTGGCTCGAACTCATCACCCAGGTGGTGCTGGCCGCGATCGGAGTCTCGCTGGCGAGCGGCATGTACGGCCGCCGCAGGGTCAACAGGTAG
- a CDS encoding VanW family protein, whose protein sequence is MREEHYWPDWDFDDQPTERIIGPQTSPEFLAEEPLDAHEDALVEELLQGDRKVFAPRSAGKRFLARVLMVTGGVLIVGVVLYAVDLLLSAGEVPRGVVVAGVEVGGLSRADAEAKLRRELEPRLTEPVPVVAGDVRTSLDPVHSGLGLDWPSTLAQAGHQPLDPLARIRSFFTKRDVEVVTTVDPDSLSRSVGRLASDQLDHPPTEGSIGFRPAQGNDGGVSAFAIEPRAGQTLTDVPGAASIVKARWLDKSGVRLPVDLTPVKATSAGVHAALDTIVRPAVAKPVVVHGDGADGVLQPIAISAAMRFVARADGGLDVRVDPAKLQQNLQPQLSMTEKPGKDAQIVFAGGAPVVQPSEDARRIDWTDTLKPLMTIFVKADGREVPVRYQTQKPKLSTDDANALGVKEVVGEFSTGGLSGAAASNVQAMAAKVNGALLKPGETFSLLARTGSFGSGFVPAPVNEDGTGPVVRGGGVSQFATTLYNAEYFAGLADAGHSEHPYYLDRYPPARDATAIGDDGSPVDLKFTDNLASGVAIQAYSSGSTVTVRIWGTRKYRVESSTGPRTNFTPPPIQPAPPGCQRSPGSVGFSTSDTRVLYDLASGAEVRRDSRAVTYAPRAAVIC, encoded by the coding sequence GTGCGCGAGGAGCACTACTGGCCGGACTGGGACTTCGACGATCAGCCGACAGAGCGGATCATCGGCCCGCAGACATCGCCCGAGTTCCTGGCCGAGGAACCGCTCGACGCGCACGAGGACGCGCTGGTCGAGGAACTGCTGCAGGGCGACCGGAAAGTCTTCGCGCCACGGTCTGCCGGAAAGCGCTTTCTCGCCCGCGTGCTCATGGTCACCGGCGGCGTGCTCATCGTCGGCGTCGTGCTCTACGCGGTGGATCTCCTGCTCAGCGCCGGCGAGGTGCCGCGTGGCGTGGTCGTCGCCGGGGTCGAGGTCGGCGGGCTGAGCCGCGCCGACGCCGAGGCGAAGCTCCGGCGCGAGCTGGAGCCCCGGCTGACCGAGCCGGTTCCGGTCGTCGCCGGCGACGTGCGGACGAGCCTCGACCCCGTGCACTCCGGGCTGGGGCTGGACTGGCCGTCCACCCTTGCGCAGGCCGGGCACCAGCCGCTCGACCCGCTCGCCCGGATCCGCTCGTTCTTCACCAAGCGCGACGTCGAGGTCGTGACCACGGTGGACCCGGACTCGCTGAGCCGGTCCGTCGGCAGGCTCGCGAGCGACCAGCTCGACCACCCGCCGACCGAGGGCAGCATCGGTTTCCGCCCCGCACAAGGGAACGACGGTGGCGTGAGCGCGTTCGCGATCGAGCCGCGCGCCGGTCAGACGCTCACGGACGTGCCCGGCGCCGCGAGCATCGTGAAGGCGCGCTGGCTCGACAAGAGCGGGGTGCGGCTGCCGGTCGACCTCACCCCCGTCAAAGCCACCTCCGCCGGCGTGCACGCGGCACTGGACACCATCGTGCGTCCCGCGGTGGCCAAGCCCGTGGTGGTCCACGGCGACGGTGCGGACGGGGTCCTCCAGCCCATCGCCATCTCCGCCGCGATGCGGTTCGTCGCGCGTGCCGACGGCGGGCTCGACGTCCGGGTGGATCCCGCGAAGCTGCAACAGAACCTGCAGCCACAGCTGAGCATGACGGAAAAGCCGGGCAAGGACGCGCAGATCGTGTTCGCCGGTGGGGCACCGGTGGTCCAGCCGTCGGAGGACGCGCGCCGGATCGACTGGACCGACACGCTCAAACCGCTCATGACGATCTTCGTCAAGGCCGACGGCCGCGAGGTGCCGGTCCGGTACCAGACCCAGAAACCGAAGCTGAGCACCGACGACGCCAACGCACTGGGCGTCAAGGAGGTTGTCGGCGAGTTCAGCACCGGCGGCCTCTCCGGCGCCGCGGCGAGCAACGTGCAGGCGATGGCGGCGAAGGTCAACGGCGCGCTGCTCAAGCCCGGCGAGACGTTCAGCCTGCTCGCCCGCACCGGCTCGTTCGGCTCGGGCTTCGTGCCCGCGCCGGTGAACGAGGACGGCACCGGCCCCGTCGTCAGGGGCGGTGGCGTCTCCCAGTTCGCGACGACCTTGTACAACGCCGAGTACTTCGCGGGCCTCGCCGACGCCGGGCACAGCGAGCACCCCTACTACCTCGACCGCTACCCGCCCGCCCGCGACGCGACGGCCATCGGGGACGACGGTTCGCCCGTGGACCTGAAGTTCACGGACAACCTGGCGAGCGGCGTCGCGATCCAGGCCTACTCGTCGGGCTCGACGGTGACGGTCCGGATCTGGGGCACCCGGAAGTACCGCGTTGAGAGCAGCACCGGCCCGCGCACCAACTTCACGCCGCCGCCGATCCAGCCGGCCCCTCCGGGCTGCCAACGTTCGCCCGGCTCGGTCGGCTTCAGCACCAGCGACACCCGCGTGCTCTACGACCTGGCCTCAGGCGCCGAGGTCCGCCGAGACAGCCGCGCCGTGACGTATGCGCCGAGGGCGGCAGTCATCTGCTAG
- a CDS encoding GroES family chaperonin, translated as MLHDRVLVRLSSDEGERRSSGGIVIPATAQVARRLAWGDVLGVGSNVRNVKVSDRVLFNPEDQLEVEVQGEALLVMRERDIHAVATERTEHGTGLYL; from the coding sequence ATGCTGCACGACCGGGTACTGGTCCGGTTGTCCTCCGACGAGGGCGAGCGCCGCAGCAGTGGAGGCATCGTGATCCCCGCGACGGCCCAGGTGGCGCGTCGCCTCGCCTGGGGCGATGTACTGGGGGTGGGCAGTAACGTACGGAACGTGAAGGTCTCCGACCGGGTGCTGTTCAACCCCGAGGACCAGCTGGAGGTCGAGGTCCAGGGCGAGGCGCTCCTGGTGATGCGGGAGCGCGACATCCACGCGGTCGCGACGGAACGCACGGAGCACGGAACGGGGCTGTACTTGTAG